One genomic segment of Anas platyrhynchos isolate ZD024472 breed Pekin duck chromosome 32, IASCAAS_PekinDuck_T2T, whole genome shotgun sequence includes these proteins:
- the LOC113842079 gene encoding olfactory receptor 6E1-like: MICETEKSGCEECAKESVCVCCIGSLQARQERRKEIAFCPDHEIIGLVFAMFLPQQDEWGLGMGTGNGTVISEFILMGFSGLDQRLRLFLCLVLLLMYLTTVMGNAAIIFLVCVDNRLQTPMYFFISNMAFLEIWFTSSTSTKLLVILSSGRRTISVGGCFAQSSFYFALGAVEFSLLVVMSFDRYVALCQPLRYAAIMKHQLCIQLVAAVWVMGFMFLSYRLVLLSQLTFCGLNKIQHFFCDNTPLFQLSCSDVTLLWKTDAVFLLFIVLSSLCLTLASYTSIFFCILQMPAASARRKAFATCSSHLTTLAVVYGSCIALYAPSSGYVSLETNSIVALLNTVLYPFLNPFIYSLRNKAVMLALKEAMARATAQLFP, translated from the coding sequence ATGATATGTGAAACAGAAAAGTCAGGGTGTGAGGAATGTGCAAAagaatctgtgtgtgtgtgttgtataGGAAGTCTGCAAGCAAggcaagagagaaggaaggagatagCCTTCTGTCCAGACCATGAAATTATTGGACTTGTTTTTGCCATGTTCCTGCCTCAGCAGGATGAATGGGGCTTGGGTATGGGAACAGGCAATGGAACTGTCATTTCTGAATTCATCCTCATGGGCTTCTCAGGGCTTGATCAAAGGCTACGGCTATTTCTCTGCCTGGTCCTTCTACTCATGTACCTGACAACGGTGATGGGGAATGCAGCCATCATTTTCCTGGTGTGTGTGGATAACCGCCTGCAAACCCCCATGTACTTTTTCATTAGCAATATGGCATTCCTGGAAATCTGGTTTACGTCTTCCACAAGCACCAAACTGTTGGTGATTCTGAGCTCTGGCAGGAGAACAATCTCAGTAGGCGGCTGCTTTGCCCAGTCCTCCTTCTATTTTGCCCTGGGTGCTGTAGAGTTTTCTCTCCTTGTTGTCATGTCCTTTGACCGTTACGTTGCCCTCTGCCAGCCTTTGCGCTATGCTGCCATCATGAAGCATCAGCTCTGCATCCAGCTGGTTGCTGCTGTTTGGGTCATGGGCTTCATGTTCTTGAGTTACCGCCTGGTGCTGCTCTCCCAGCTCACTTTCTGTGGTTTGAACAAgatccagcattttttttgtgacaaCACCCCCTTATTCCAACTGTCCTGCTCTGATGTCACCCTGCTTTGGAAAACAGATGCAGTTTTCTTATTGTTTATTGTGCTGTCTTCCTTGTGTCTAACTCTGGCATCTTACACAAGCATCTTCTTCTGTATCCTACAAATGCCAGCAGCCTCTGCAAGGAGAAAAGCTTTTGCTACATGCTCTTCCCACCTCACCACCTTGGCCGTTGTCTACGGAAGCTGCATTGCTCTTTACGCACCCTCGTCAGGATATGTTTCTTTGGAGACCAACAGCATTGTAGCTTTGCTCAACACTGTCCTGTACCCATTCTTAAACCCATTCATCTACAGTCTTAGAAACAAGGCCGTGATGCTGGCCCTGAAGGAAGCTATGGCCCGTGCAACAGCACAGCTTTTTCCCTAA
- the LOC140000465 gene encoding olfactory receptor 14C36-like, whose amino-acid sequence MAYDRYVAICKPLHYRTIMTSRTCVKMAAAAWGSGFLYAVLHTANSFSLPLCQGSALDQFFCEISQILKLSCSDVYVREVGLLMFSVTVASGYFVFLLMSYVQIFRVMLKIATHQGMYKAFSTCLPHLAVVSLFLSTAFFAYLKPPSWFSASLNLLLAVLYSVMPPAMNPLIYSMRNKELEDAIWKLFWGMFFSTNKDPFHRH is encoded by the coding sequence atggcctatgaccgctacgttgccatctgcaaacccctgcactacagGACAATAATGaccagcagaacttgtgtcaaaatggcagcagctgcctggggtagtgggtttctctatgctgtgctgcacactgccaatagcttttccctccccctctgccaaggcagtGCCCttgaccagttcttctgtgaaatttcccagatcctcaagctctcctgctcagatgtctACGtcagagaagttgggcttcTTATGTTTAGTGTCACTGTAGCATCtgggtattttgttttccttctgatgtcctatgtgcagatcttcagggtcATGCTGAAGATCGCAACACATCAGGGCATgtacaaagccttttccacttgtctccctcacctggccgtggtctctttgtttctcagcactgccttttttgcctacctgaagcccccctcctgGTTCTCCGCATCCCTGAACCTTTTGCTGGCTGTTCTATACTCAGTAATGCCCCCAGCcatgaaccccctcatctacagcatgaggaacaaggagctcGAGGATGCAATTTGGAAACTATTTTGGGGGATGTTTTTCAGTACTAATAAAGACCCCTTCCATCGCCACTAA